One window of the Chryseobacterium sp. CY350 genome contains the following:
- a CDS encoding FKBP-type peptidyl-prolyl cis-trans isomerase, translated as MKKQIIALFCIAAIGVSCDKKGDTQGDSKYTDDQKASYYIGLSIAQNMKQEGFKVDADLLAQAIKEEMEGKKKLMPAEEMNTFMQEFMQKQNEKKQAAAGIQANENKKKGQDFLAKNKSNPKVKTTASGLQYEILQEGNGAAKPKASDVVQVKYTGKLLDGTVFDSTDKNGGQPMDINLGAVIKGWTEGIQLMSKGAKYRFYIPSDLAYGDNGAGAAIPAGSTIIFDVELVNIK; from the coding sequence ATGAAAAAACAGATTATTGCATTATTTTGCATAGCAGCAATTGGTGTTTCGTGTGATAAGAAAGGCGACACACAGGGAGATAGCAAATATACAGATGACCAGAAAGCTTCTTACTATATAGGTCTTAGTATTGCACAAAATATGAAACAGGAAGGTTTCAAAGTAGATGCAGATCTTTTGGCTCAGGCTATCAAAGAAGAAATGGAAGGGAAAAAGAAGCTGATGCCTGCTGAAGAGATGAATACTTTTATGCAAGAATTCATGCAGAAACAGAATGAGAAAAAACAAGCTGCTGCAGGAATACAGGCAAACGAAAATAAGAAAAAAGGTCAGGATTTTTTGGCAAAGAATAAAAGTAATCCTAAAGTGAAAACTACAGCATCTGGTTTGCAATATGAAATTTTGCAGGAAGGTAATGGTGCAGCCAAACCAAAAGCCTCAGATGTCGTACAGGTAAAATATACCGGAAAGTTGCTTGACGGAACTGTTTTTGACTCTACCGATAAAAATGGTGGGCAGCCAATGGATATCAATCTTGGTGCTGTGATCAAAGGCTGGACTGAAGGGATTCAGCTTATGAGCAAAGGGGCAAAATACAGATTTTATATTCCTTCAGATCTTGCGTATGGAGACAACGGCGCTGGTGCCGCAATTCCGGCAGGCTCTACGATTATTTTTGATGTAGAACTTGTTAATATTAAGTAA
- a CDS encoding response regulator transcription factor produces the protein MKKTIVIVDDHLLIAKALEGIIDNFEHFQVIYVAENGQDLIDKFNSNHEIPDIILMDISMPIMDGFESVLWLKNNHPAIKVMALSMQGDDNSVIKMIKNGAKGYLLKNTHPRDLENALIRLKDDGFFYPEWASKIIFSNINSDPGAEKAVRISDREKEFLTYTVTELSYKEIAEKMCCSPRTVESYRDQLCEKLGLKTRVGLAVFALKNGFAES, from the coding sequence ATGAAAAAAACTATAGTAATCGTTGATGATCATCTTCTTATCGCAAAAGCTCTAGAAGGAATTATTGATAATTTTGAACATTTCCAGGTCATTTACGTAGCAGAAAACGGACAAGATTTAATAGACAAATTCAACAGCAATCACGAAATTCCTGATATTATTCTGATGGATATCAGCATGCCGATCATGGATGGCTTTGAAAGTGTATTATGGTTGAAAAACAATCATCCCGCGATAAAAGTGATGGCATTGAGTATGCAGGGAGACGACAACAGTGTCATCAAAATGATAAAAAACGGAGCTAAAGGCTATCTCTTAAAAAATACACATCCCAGAGATCTTGAGAATGCACTGATCAGATTAAAGGATGACGGATTTTTCTATCCTGAATGGGCTTCGAAAATCATTTTTTCTAACATCAACAGTGATCCGGGTGCCGAAAAAGCTGTTCGTATTTCCGACAGGGAAAAAGAATTTCTTACTTATACAGTAACCGAACTGAGTTACAAAGAAATTGCCGAGAAAATGTGTTGCAGCCCAAGAACGGTAGAAAGTTACCGAGATCAGCTTTGCGAAAAACTGGGACTGAAAACCAGAGTAGGACTTGCTGTATTTGCTTTAAAAAACGGTTTTGCAGAATCTTAG
- a CDS encoding sensor histidine kinase, with translation MGKTELFLTIFLFNIFFFMFVAAVIIYIRKYKQKKSEYLIEIQIKNEIHQRELLTTQLEIQQATMQQIGRELHDNIGQKLTLVSLYTQQLLYENKVPEVNERIDQVSQIINQSLQDLRSLSKTLTDDNISQKEITTLIEEEVNNINALKKCEIHFEHTGDPLELDFVHKNVLLRITQEFIQNSIKHSQCKNIFIKLNASEENVWELSIKDDGIGFDTSKTLSNGIGLTNMKNRAKIIGGEYSFTSAKNTGTQLHISFKNKA, from the coding sequence ATGGGGAAAACAGAATTATTCTTAACTATTTTTTTATTCAATATATTTTTTTTCATGTTCGTGGCGGCCGTGATCATCTATATTCGAAAATACAAACAAAAAAAATCTGAATATTTAATTGAAATTCAAATTAAAAATGAAATTCATCAGAGAGAACTTCTTACCACTCAGTTAGAAATTCAGCAGGCTACAATGCAGCAGATTGGGCGTGAGCTTCATGATAACATCGGCCAAAAACTCACGCTGGTAAGCCTTTATACTCAACAGTTACTTTATGAAAATAAGGTTCCGGAAGTAAATGAAAGAATAGATCAGGTTTCGCAAATCATTAATCAGTCGCTGCAGGATTTACGAAGTCTTTCAAAAACGCTTACAGACGACAATATAAGCCAGAAAGAAATCACTACTTTAATTGAAGAAGAAGTGAACAACATTAATGCATTAAAAAAATGCGAAATACACTTTGAACATACAGGCGATCCTCTGGAGCTGGATTTTGTTCACAAAAATGTGCTTTTGAGAATTACTCAGGAATTTATTCAAAACAGCATCAAGCATTCTCAGTGCAAAAACATTTTCATTAAACTAAATGCTTCAGAAGAAAATGTTTGGGAACTGTCTATAAAAGATGACGGAATAGGTTTCGATACATCAAAAACACTCAGTAACGGCATCGGGCTTACCAATATGAAAAACCGCGCAAAGATCATCGGAGGAGAATACAGTTTTACGAGCGCAAAAAATACCGGAACACAACTCCATATTTCATTTAAAAATAAGGCATGA
- the clpB gene encoding ATP-dependent chaperone ClpB, with the protein MNLNQYTVKSQEAIQAAQQVAMEFGNQQIEPQHLLEGIFQTDENISPFLLKKAEADANLVRERNRENLERLPKVQGGNIYLSQSANKVLLDAPNIAKKMGDEFVTIEHLWLSLLETNSEVSKTLKDMGVTKSLLEGGIKELRKGSTANSASSEETYQSLKKYAKNFNELAAEGKLDPVIGRDEEIRRVLQILSRRTKNNPILIGEPGVGKTAIAEGIAHRIISGDIPENLQDKTLYSLDMGALIAGAKYKGEFEERLKSVINEVTKSDGQIILFIDEIHTLVGAGGGEGAMDAANILKPALARGELRAIGATTLNEYQKYFEKDKALERRFQKVMVEEPDTESAISILRGIKDKYEAHHKVRIKDEAIIAAVEMSQRYISDRFLPDKAIDLIDEASAKLRMEINSKPEELDVLDRKLMQMEIELAAISREGNQTKIDHLKEDISKISEQRNEINAKWLKEKQKSEDLTSIKKDIESLKLEAERASRAGDYAKVAEIQYGKIKEKEDALQKLELEMQNHQNELIKEEVTADNISEVIGKWTGIPVTKLLQSEREKLLHLETELHHRVVGQEEAIEAVADAIRRNRAGLSDEKKPIGSFLFLGTTGVGKTELAKALAEFLFDDENNMTRIDMSEYQERHSVSRLVGAPPGYVGYDEGGQLTEAVRRRPYSVVLLDEIEKAHPDVFNTLLQVLDDGRLTDNKGRVVNFKNSIIIMTSNLGSHLIQENFENITDENQDEIVAKTKIEVFDLLKQTLRPEFLNRIDETVLFQPLRKKEIGKIVQYQLRGFNDLLLKRNIIMTATQDALNYLTNKGYDPVFGARPLKRVIQQEVLNKLSKEILAGTVNDGDRITLDYFEETGLVFRPAEI; encoded by the coding sequence ATGAACTTAAACCAATATACTGTGAAATCGCAGGAAGCCATCCAGGCCGCTCAGCAAGTGGCAATGGAATTTGGCAATCAGCAAATAGAACCTCAACATCTTCTGGAAGGAATTTTTCAGACAGATGAAAATATATCGCCTTTTTTACTAAAAAAAGCTGAAGCAGATGCAAATTTAGTAAGAGAACGCAACCGTGAAAATTTAGAGCGACTTCCGAAAGTTCAGGGAGGCAATATTTATCTTTCCCAATCTGCAAACAAAGTTTTGCTTGATGCTCCGAACATTGCTAAAAAAATGGGTGATGAATTTGTGACCATCGAACATTTATGGCTTTCACTTTTAGAAACCAATTCTGAAGTTTCGAAAACTTTGAAAGATATGGGTGTGACCAAAAGTCTTCTGGAAGGCGGAATTAAAGAATTAAGAAAAGGAAGTACTGCAAATTCTGCAAGCTCCGAAGAAACCTATCAATCTTTAAAAAAATACGCTAAAAATTTCAATGAATTAGCAGCAGAAGGAAAACTTGATCCCGTAATTGGTCGTGATGAAGAAATCAGAAGAGTTTTACAGATTCTTTCGAGAAGAACCAAAAACAATCCGATTCTGATTGGTGAACCGGGAGTTGGTAAAACTGCGATCGCAGAAGGAATTGCGCACAGAATTATCAGCGGCGATATTCCTGAAAATCTACAGGATAAAACGTTGTATTCTTTAGATATGGGTGCTTTAATTGCCGGAGCAAAATACAAAGGTGAGTTTGAAGAGCGTTTGAAATCAGTCATTAATGAAGTGACAAAATCAGATGGACAAATTATTCTTTTCATCGACGAAATCCACACTTTGGTGGGAGCCGGAGGAGGCGAAGGCGCAATGGATGCCGCAAATATTCTAAAACCTGCTTTGGCAAGAGGAGAACTGAGAGCCATCGGTGCGACAACCTTAAATGAATATCAAAAATATTTCGAAAAAGATAAAGCTTTAGAAAGACGTTTCCAAAAAGTGATGGTGGAAGAACCGGATACTGAATCTGCAATCTCAATTCTTCGTGGAATAAAGGATAAATACGAAGCACATCACAAAGTAAGAATCAAAGACGAAGCGATTATTGCTGCGGTAGAAATGTCTCAACGATATATTTCGGATCGATTCTTGCCAGATAAAGCGATTGATTTGATTGACGAAGCTTCGGCTAAACTGAGAATGGAAATCAATTCGAAACCAGAAGAGCTGGATGTTCTCGACAGAAAACTCATGCAGATGGAAATTGAGTTGGCAGCCATTTCAAGAGAAGGCAACCAGACCAAAATCGACCATTTAAAGGAAGACATTTCAAAAATTTCTGAACAAAGAAATGAAATTAACGCTAAATGGCTGAAAGAAAAACAAAAATCTGAGGATTTAACGTCCATTAAAAAAGATATTGAATCTTTGAAACTCGAAGCCGAAAGAGCTTCAAGAGCCGGAGATTACGCCAAAGTTGCTGAAATTCAGTATGGTAAAATCAAAGAAAAAGAAGATGCTCTGCAGAAACTCGAACTGGAGATGCAAAACCATCAAAATGAGTTGATTAAAGAAGAAGTAACCGCAGATAACATCTCCGAGGTAATCGGAAAATGGACGGGAATTCCTGTTACAAAATTGCTCCAATCTGAAAGAGAAAAATTACTGCACTTAGAAACCGAACTTCATCACAGAGTGGTGGGTCAGGAAGAGGCGATTGAAGCGGTTGCAGATGCAATTAGAAGAAATCGTGCAGGGTTAAGCGATGAAAAAAAACCAATTGGAAGTTTCTTATTTTTAGGAACAACCGGTGTCGGAAAAACTGAGCTTGCAAAAGCATTGGCGGAGTTTTTATTCGATGATGAAAACAATATGACGAGAATTGATATGAGTGAGTACCAAGAACGTCATTCTGTTTCAAGATTGGTTGGTGCGCCTCCCGGATATGTTGGGTATGATGAAGGTGGACAATTGACGGAAGCAGTGAGAAGAAGACCTTATTCAGTGGTGCTTTTGGATGAAATTGAAAAAGCGCATCCAGATGTTTTCAACACGTTGCTACAGGTTTTGGATGATGGTCGTTTGACGGATAATAAAGGTCGTGTGGTGAATTTCAAAAACTCAATTATCATTATGACTTCGAATTTAGGTTCGCATTTAATTCAGGAGAATTTTGAGAATATTACCGATGAAAATCAGGATGAAATTGTTGCTAAAACTAAAATTGAAGTTTTTGATTTATTAAAACAAACCTTACGTCCGGAATTCCTAAACAGGATTGATGAAACGGTTTTGTTCCAGCCTTTAAGAAAAAAAGAAATCGGAAAAATCGTTCAGTACCAGTTGAGAGGTTTTAATGATCTGTTGCTGAAAAGAAATATCATTATGACCGCGACGCAGGATGCTTTGAATTATCTGACCAACAAAGGTTACGATCCGGTTTTCGGAGCAAGACCTTTGAAAAGAGTCATTCAGCAGGAAGTTTTAAATAAATTATCAAAAGAAATCCTCGCAGGAACCGTAAATGACGGCGACAGAATTACGCTGGATTATTTTGAAGAAACAGGTTTGGTTTTCAGACCTGCCGAAATATAA
- a CDS encoding TetR/AcrR family transcriptional regulator, with translation MELKDKQKKILDVAVELFKEKGYMGSSVRDLATKLNIKAASLYAHIRSKEEILEWICFGIAQEFFAQLQDIKNTDLPPKEKLNLFIDKHLSVVLENRDVTHIYSNEWKHLDGRLPEFIDMRKNYQLEVEKLLIEIYDAENWELKSPTFTTRFILHTLNNSYFWFKRNIESSVDIKEEIRDKILFGLLGNQKSQSIS, from the coding sequence ATGGAGCTTAAAGACAAACAAAAAAAAATATTAGACGTAGCCGTAGAACTTTTTAAAGAAAAAGGTTACATGGGTAGTTCGGTAAGAGATTTGGCAACAAAGCTCAACATAAAAGCAGCTTCTTTATATGCGCACATCCGTTCGAAAGAAGAAATTCTTGAATGGATCTGTTTCGGAATTGCCCAGGAATTCTTCGCCCAATTGCAGGATATTAAAAATACAGATCTTCCGCCGAAAGAGAAATTAAATTTATTTATAGATAAACATTTATCTGTTGTTTTGGAAAACCGTGATGTTACTCATATTTATTCAAACGAGTGGAAACATTTGGACGGCCGACTTCCAGAATTTATCGACATGAGGAAAAACTATCAGTTGGAGGTTGAGAAACTGCTGATCGAGATTTATGATGCGGAAAACTGGGAATTGAAATCACCGACCTTTACCACAAGATTTATTCTTCATACACTAAACAATTCTTATTTCTGGTTCAAAAGAAATATTGAATCTTCTGTTGATATCAAAGAAGAAATCAGGGATAAGATTCTTTTCGGACTTTTGGGAAATCAGAAAAGCCAATCCATATCCTAA
- a CDS encoding phenylacetate--CoA ligase family protein gives MDFAVEYLKLDQLRSLQSERLKDLVVYLEEKSDFYKRKFDESGISNHEIRTIEDISKLPITYKQDLRDNYPFGLFTVPKNELQRIHCSSGTTGKPTVVGYTKEDVDLFSEVVARSLSAAGAKPGMQLHNAYGYGIFTGGLGLHYGAEKLGMSVLPISGGMTTRQVDLIIDFKPEVICCSPSYALTIADEFAKRGISADEISLKYAVLGSEPWTELIRHHIEERLGVHATNIYGLSEIIGPGVSMEDFEEKGGSYIWEDHFYPEILDPITKEPLPYGEEGVLVITTLTKKAMPLLRYWTNDITSLYYDENAKRNMVKMKPILGRADDMLIVRGVNVYPSQIEEAFSHVKGVVPNYYLTPIEKEQMCIGLDIDLEIDDELVAEENLNINSDEYLIFAGNFGKSIENEIKKRVGITTKVKIHAQDSLPKCEGGKINRILKTK, from the coding sequence ATGGATTTTGCAGTTGAATATCTAAAACTTGATCAATTAAGATCGCTTCAGTCTGAAAGGCTGAAGGATTTGGTGGTGTATCTCGAAGAAAAATCAGATTTTTATAAAAGAAAATTTGATGAATCAGGCATTTCAAATCATGAGATCAGGACAATTGAAGATATTTCAAAACTGCCAATTACTTACAAACAGGATTTAAGAGATAATTATCCGTTCGGATTATTTACGGTTCCGAAAAATGAACTGCAGAGAATTCACTGTTCAAGTGGGACGACGGGAAAACCAACGGTTGTTGGCTATACAAAGGAAGATGTTGATTTATTCAGTGAAGTAGTTGCAAGATCACTAAGCGCAGCCGGAGCAAAACCCGGAATGCAACTACACAACGCTTACGGCTACGGAATTTTTACCGGCGGACTTGGACTTCATTACGGAGCAGAAAAACTAGGGATGAGTGTTCTTCCGATTTCGGGAGGAATGACAACGAGGCAGGTTGATTTAATTATTGATTTTAAACCTGAAGTAATTTGTTGTTCACCGTCTTATGCTTTAACAATCGCTGATGAATTTGCGAAAAGAGGAATCTCGGCAGACGAAATCAGTTTAAAATATGCCGTTTTAGGTTCAGAACCTTGGACGGAATTGATAAGACATCATATTGAAGAAAGACTCGGTGTTCATGCAACCAATATTTATGGTTTAAGTGAAATAATCGGTCCCGGAGTATCGATGGAAGATTTTGAGGAAAAAGGAGGCTCTTACATTTGGGAAGATCATTTTTATCCTGAAATTTTAGATCCGATTACTAAAGAACCGCTTCCTTATGGTGAAGAAGGAGTTTTGGTGATTACGACTTTAACGAAAAAAGCAATGCCGCTTTTACGTTACTGGACAAATGATATTACAAGTCTCTACTACGACGAAAATGCCAAAAGAAACATGGTCAAAATGAAACCAATTTTGGGCAGAGCCGATGATATGCTGATTGTGAGAGGAGTGAATGTTTATCCAAGTCAGATTGAGGAAGCTTTTTCTCATGTGAAAGGCGTAGTTCCGAATTATTATCTGACACCAATCGAGAAAGAACAAATGTGTATTGGATTAGATATTGATCTTGAAATTGATGATGAATTGGTAGCCGAAGAAAATTTAAATATAAATTCAGATGAATATCTTATTTTCGCAGGAAATTTTGGGAAAAGCATCGAAAACGAAATAAAAAAGAGAGTGGGAATCACCACAAAAGTGAAAATTCACGCTCAGGACAGCTTACCAAAATGCGAAGGTGGAAAAATTAACAGAATATTAAAGACAAAATGA
- a CDS encoding 2Fe-2S iron-sulfur cluster-binding protein: MNSFYKLKTVKVQKDTNDAVNVALEIPCELKDKFRFKQGQYLNFKLMVNGNEERRSYSICNAPSEKSNTLEVLVKLLEGGRVSGYFNEHLHMDEVLEVMPPMGGFNTSYHPTNTKTYVGLAAGSGISPILSNLKESLYQEPNSNAYLFYSNRSMNHVMKKAEIDQLVEQFNGRLKVVYLVSREKHADPIFEGRISPEKLNHLFERYSDIDVKEATYFICGPSDMIKGISDYLKKEKKVPAIQVLFEYFSAPDEEDSAEMSDEFKAIANIESMVTVIIDDDEYSFHLNSKKESILDKALKDNLPVPFACKGGVCCTCKAEVLEGEVFMEKNFALTEDEVARGFVLTCQCHPTTNVVMLNYDV; this comes from the coding sequence ATGAATTCATTTTATAAATTAAAAACCGTAAAAGTTCAGAAAGATACCAATGATGCAGTGAATGTAGCATTGGAAATCCCCTGTGAGCTGAAAGATAAATTCAGATTCAAACAGGGACAGTATCTGAATTTTAAACTGATGGTTAACGGCAATGAGGAGCGCCGTTCTTATTCTATCTGCAACGCGCCTAGCGAAAAAAGCAACACGCTTGAAGTTTTGGTAAAGCTTTTGGAAGGCGGAAGAGTTTCCGGTTATTTTAATGAGCATCTGCACATGGATGAGGTTTTGGAAGTGATGCCTCCGATGGGAGGATTCAATACTTCTTATCATCCGACCAATACAAAGACCTACGTTGGATTGGCTGCAGGAAGTGGAATAAGCCCTATTCTTTCTAATCTTAAAGAAAGTCTTTATCAGGAACCGAATTCAAACGCTTATCTTTTCTACAGCAACAGAAGCATGAATCATGTGATGAAGAAGGCTGAAATTGATCAGCTGGTAGAGCAGTTCAACGGAAGGCTGAAAGTGGTTTATCTGGTAAGCCGTGAAAAACACGCTGACCCGATTTTTGAAGGAAGAATTTCTCCGGAAAAATTAAATCATTTATTTGAAAGATATTCAGACATCGACGTTAAGGAAGCTACTTATTTTATTTGTGGGCCTTCGGATATGATCAAAGGGATTTCTGATTATTTGAAAAAAGAGAAGAAAGTTCCTGCGATTCAGGTTTTGTTTGAGTATTTCTCAGCTCCGGATGAAGAAGATTCTGCGGAAATGAGCGATGAATTCAAGGCAATTGCCAATATTGAAAGTATGGTAACGGTGATTATCGATGATGATGAATATTCGTTCCATTTGAATTCAAAAAAAGAGAGTATCTTAGATAAAGCATTGAAAGACAATCTTCCAGTGCCTTTTGCCTGCAAAGGAGGAGTTTGCTGTACGTGTAAAGCGGAAGTTCTCGAAGGAGAAGTCTTTATGGAGAAAAATTTCGCGCTTACCGAAGACGAAGTAGCAAGAGGTTTTGTTCTGACTTGCCAGTGTCATCCGACAACGAATGTGGTGATGCTAAATTATGATGTTTAA
- the paaA gene encoding 1,2-phenylacetyl-CoA epoxidase subunit PaaA, translating into MDLEKFVQYVHDENKVEPKDVMPDDYRKLLVRQISQHAHSEIVGMLPEANWISRAPSLRRKMALLAKVQDEAGHGLYLYSATETLGNGTIRADRDATYEDMLEGKAKYSSIFNYPTLSWADIGAIGWLVDGAAIMNQVMLMGNSYGPYSRAMVKICKEESFHQRQGYEILMALCRGTKQQKEMAQASLNRFWWPALMMFGPNDDSSPNSKISMNYRVKRESNDSLRQRFIDVTVSQAEFLGLTVPDKDLKWNEERQHYDFGELPWGEFMEILKGNGPCNKKRLQTKVKAQQENLWVKEAAKAFAEKQQKEVI; encoded by the coding sequence ATGGACTTAGAAAAATTCGTACAATACGTACACGACGAAAATAAAGTAGAACCAAAAGATGTAATGCCCGATGATTACAGAAAATTATTGGTTCGCCAGATTTCACAGCACGCACATTCTGAGATTGTCGGAATGTTGCCGGAAGCAAACTGGATCTCAAGAGCACCTTCTTTGAGAAGAAAAATGGCTCTTTTAGCTAAAGTTCAGGACGAAGCAGGTCATGGTTTATACCTTTATTCTGCAACCGAAACTTTAGGAAACGGAACCATCAGAGCAGACAGAGACGCGACTTATGAAGATATGTTGGAAGGAAAAGCGAAATACTCAAGTATTTTCAATTATCCAACTTTGAGTTGGGCGGATATCGGTGCCATCGGTTGGTTGGTTGATGGAGCTGCGATCATGAATCAGGTCATGTTGATGGGGAATTCTTATGGTCCTTATTCAAGAGCTATGGTGAAAATTTGTAAAGAAGAATCTTTCCACCAAAGACAGGGTTACGAGATTTTGATGGCACTTTGTCGTGGAACAAAACAACAGAAAGAAATGGCTCAGGCTTCACTAAACCGTTTCTGGTGGCCAGCTTTAATGATGTTTGGTCCTAATGACGACAGCTCACCAAATTCAAAAATCTCTATGAATTACAGAGTGAAAAGAGAAAGCAACGACAGTCTTCGTCAGCGATTTATCGACGTTACGGTTTCTCAAGCTGAATTTTTAGGTTTAACTGTTCCTGATAAAGACCTGAAATGGAATGAAGAAAGACAACATTACGATTTCGGGGAACTTCCTTGGGGTGAATTCATGGAAATCTTAAAAGGAAACGGACCTTGTAACAAGAAAAGATTGCAGACAAAAGTAAAAGCACAGCAGGAAAACCTTTGGGTAAAAGAGGCGGCGAAGGCTTTTGCAGAAAAACAACAAAAAGAAGTTATATAA
- the paaB gene encoding 1,2-phenylacetyl-CoA epoxidase subunit PaaB, with the protein MANLDMWEVFIQTKPGLSHKHVGIVQAPTAEMALQNARDVYTRRKEGTSVWVVPSKYIVTSEGIDKEAFFDPADDKLYRHPTFYDIPNDVKNM; encoded by the coding sequence ATGGCAAATTTAGATATGTGGGAAGTGTTTATTCAGACTAAACCGGGATTATCTCACAAACACGTTGGAATTGTACAGGCACCAACAGCAGAAATGGCTTTGCAGAACGCAAGAGACGTTTATACAAGAAGAAAAGAAGGAACTTCTGTTTGGGTTGTTCCAAGTAAATATATTGTGACTTCAGAAGGAATTGATAAAGAGGCATTCTTTGATCCGGCTGATGATAAATTGTACCGTCACCCGACGTTCTACGACATTCCAAACGATGTAAAAAATATGTAA
- the paaC gene encoding 1,2-phenylacetyl-CoA epoxidase subunit PaaC, with product MLAAGNWPKVRRQKPKAKIMNPLYNYLLKLADDSFIMGQRLSAWCGEGPYLEEDIALTNIALDELGQANNFYVYASRVADNGKSEDDLAFLRYEHEYLNAHWTELPNEDYAQTILKVYVFAVYQKLMYEALSNSADEELSALAQKSLKEVRYHYTHAASWMKIFGQGTEESKLRLERAVENIWEYTKGLFAKIEGEDDLIALNIAPNTDAFYEDFVSITTKDFADFGLEYPTNPFMQPKSRTGYHTEYFGFMLCELQYMQRAYPGCTW from the coding sequence CTGTTAGCTGCTGGCAATTGGCCAAAAGTTAGACGCCAAAAGCCAAAAGCTAAAATAATGAATCCATTATATAATTATTTATTAAAACTAGCAGATGACAGTTTCATTATGGGACAGCGTTTGTCTGCGTGGTGCGGTGAAGGTCCTTACTTAGAGGAAGATATTGCATTGACAAATATTGCTTTGGATGAGCTTGGTCAGGCCAACAACTTTTACGTTTACGCTTCGAGAGTTGCTGATAACGGAAAAAGTGAAGATGATTTGGCTTTCCTGAGATACGAGCATGAATATTTAAATGCCCACTGGACAGAACTTCCCAATGAAGATTATGCTCAGACCATTTTGAAAGTATATGTTTTCGCAGTGTATCAGAAATTGATGTACGAGGCATTATCAAATTCAGCAGATGAAGAACTTTCTGCTCTTGCTCAAAAATCTTTGAAAGAAGTGAGATACCATTACACTCACGCTGCTTCCTGGATGAAAATTTTCGGACAGGGAACAGAAGAAAGCAAATTGCGTCTGGAAAGAGCAGTTGAAAATATCTGGGAATACACCAAAGGTTTATTTGCAAAAATAGAAGGCGAAGATGATTTGATAGCTTTAAATATCGCTCCGAATACAGATGCTTTTTATGAAGATTTTGTATCAATTACAACAAAAGATTTTGCGGATTTCGGTTTGGAATATCCTACAAATCCTTTCATGCAGCCAAAATCAAGAACAGGTTATCATACAGAATATTTCGGATTTATGCTTTGTGAATTGCAGTATATGCAGAGAGCTTATCCGGGTTGTACTTGGTAG
- the paaD gene encoding 1,2-phenylacetyl-CoA epoxidase subunit PaaD, with translation MNNLLNILSQVPDPEIPVINIVELGIVREAKVTSENSCEVTITPTYSACPAMFTIEEDIIKIMKENGWNAKVVTKMFPIWTTDWITDEAREKLRVYGISPPEKGADEHHIGKPKKCPRCGSMHSKQISRFGSTLCKASYQCLDCLEPFDYFKCH, from the coding sequence TTGAATAATTTATTAAACATATTAAGTCAAGTTCCCGATCCGGAAATTCCGGTAATCAATATCGTGGAATTGGGTATTGTAAGAGAGGCAAAAGTGACGAGCGAGAATTCTTGTGAAGTGACAATTACGCCGACTTATTCTGCCTGTCCCGCTATGTTTACCATTGAGGAAGACATCATAAAAATCATGAAAGAAAACGGTTGGAATGCAAAAGTAGTCACCAAAATGTTTCCGATCTGGACAACAGATTGGATAACGGATGAAGCGAGGGAAAAACTCCGTGTTTACGGAATTTCACCTCCCGAAAAAGGAGCCGACGAACATCACATCGGAAAACCAAAAAAATGTCCTCGTTGCGGTTCGATGCATTCAAAGCAGATCAGTAGATTCGGGTCTACTTTGTGTAAGGCTTCTTACCAATGTTTAGACTGTTTAGAGCCATTTGATTATTTTAAATGCCACTAA